A single genomic interval of Suncus etruscus isolate mSunEtr1 chromosome 12, mSunEtr1.pri.cur, whole genome shotgun sequence harbors:
- the LOC126024517 gene encoding LOW QUALITY PROTEIN: V-type proton ATPase subunit E 1-like (The sequence of the model RefSeq protein was modified relative to this genomic sequence to represent the inferred CDS: inserted 1 base in 1 codon): protein MSLSNADVKKQXKHMKAFIEQEANEKAEEIVAKAEEAFNMRKVIWCETQRLKIMGYCEMKEKQVEQQKKNQMYNLMNQTRIKVLKESWRDMLLNGMVLQVSYHLLEPRIIVLCQNQDFPLVKAAVQKAISMYKITTKKDVDVQIYQEVYLSEEISSGVEIYNRDFKIRVSITQ, encoded by the exons ATGTCCCTTAGCAATGCTGATGTGAAAAAGC ATAAGCATATGAAGGCTTTCATTGAACAAGAAGCTAATGAGAAAGCAGAAGAAATAGTTGCAAAAGCAGAAGAAGCGTTCAATATGAGAAAGGTCATCTGGTGCGAAACCCAAAGACTAAAGATTATGGGATACTGTGAGATGAAAGAAAAGCAGGttgaacaacagaaaaaaaaccaGATGTACAATTTAATGAATCAAACAAGAATCAAAGTCCTCAaggaaagctggagagata TGTTGCTGAATGGAATGGTCCTCCAGGTTTCCTATCATTTGTTAGAACCCCGAATTATTGTACTTTGCCAAAACCAGGATTTCCCTCTGGTAAAGGCTGCTGTGCAAAAAGCAATTTCTATGTACAAAATTACCACCAAAAAAGATGTTGATGTTCAAATTTACCAGGAAGTCTACCTGTCTGAGGAAATTTCTAGTGGAGTTGAGATCTATAACAGGGATTTTAAAATAAGAGTTTCCATTACCCAATAA